The Streptomyces europaeiscabiei genome window below encodes:
- a CDS encoding AraC family transcriptional regulator, which translates to MLERLNQAMEHIERHLDQSIEVADLARIAMTSEYHLRRLFSALAGMPLSEYVRRRRLTVAGAEVLAAERTLLEIAVRYGYGSGEAFARAFRALHGVGPGEARRTGASLRSQPRMSFRLVVEGSSSMRYRVVEREEFRVVGRKTRVPLVHEGMNPAIADFIRSIGQETLSLIESLSDQEPQGIVSVSDNLAESRAEGTELDYFHGAVTRAAAPDGMDELIVPAGTWAVFENSGPFPQALQYLWRDVFTQWFPSNPYRSRPGPEILRTRLSQDAAQAEAELWIPVDRTPL; encoded by the coding sequence GTGCTGGAGCGGCTGAACCAGGCCATGGAGCACATCGAGCGCCACCTCGACCAGTCGATCGAGGTGGCCGACCTGGCACGGATCGCGATGACCTCGGAGTACCACCTGCGGCGGCTCTTCTCCGCGCTCGCGGGCATGCCGCTGTCGGAGTACGTCCGGCGCCGGCGGCTCACCGTCGCCGGCGCGGAGGTGCTGGCCGCCGAACGGACCCTGCTGGAGATCGCGGTGCGCTACGGCTACGGCTCGGGGGAGGCGTTCGCGCGGGCGTTCCGCGCCCTGCACGGCGTCGGCCCCGGGGAGGCCCGGCGGACCGGCGCGAGTCTGCGGTCCCAGCCCCGGATGTCCTTCCGCCTCGTCGTCGAAGGGAGCAGCAGCATGCGATACCGCGTAGTGGAGAGGGAAGAGTTCCGGGTGGTCGGGAGGAAGACCCGTGTCCCCCTCGTGCACGAGGGGATGAACCCGGCGATCGCCGACTTCATCCGGAGCATCGGCCAGGAGACCCTCAGCCTGATCGAGAGCCTCTCCGACCAGGAGCCGCAGGGGATCGTCTCGGTCAGTGACAATCTCGCCGAAAGCCGGGCGGAGGGGACCGAACTCGACTACTTCCACGGGGCGGTGACCCGCGCCGCCGCGCCCGACGGCATGGACGAACTGATCGTCCCGGCGGGGACCTGGGCCGTCTTCGAGAACTCCGGACCGTTCCCGCAGGCGCTGCAGTATCTGTGGCGGGACGTGTTCACGCAGTGGTTCCCGTCCAATCCGTACCGGAGCCGCCCGGGCCCCGAGATCCTGCGGACCCGGCTGTCGCAGGACGCGGCACAGGCGGAAGCGGAACTATGGATTCCGGTGGATCGGACCCCGCTCTGA
- a CDS encoding LacI family DNA-binding transcriptional regulator has translation MADVAAKAGVSRALVSIVFRNQPGASEETRERVLRVADEIGYRPDSAARLLARGRSRTLGVMFTVHQTFHTNLIEGIYPEAERLGYEVLLSGATRSRSEEKAVEALLSHRCEALILLGSFAEPALLEDVGRRTVAVSVSRRVPRAHVDFVHSAEGRGVRQAMDHLVELGHRRIVHIDGGRGPGSAERRRAYRAAMRRHGLESEARVVPGDHTEESGIETGRLLLAERDRGQLLPTAVLAGNDRSAMGLLMSLTRSGVEVPRDLSVVGYDDSHLSHVMPIGLTTVRQDAALMAEHAVRFAVERLEKPELEPREAVLEPKLVVRGSSGPVPTEDTENP, from the coding sequence ATGGCGGACGTCGCCGCGAAGGCGGGTGTCTCCCGGGCGCTCGTCTCGATCGTGTTCCGCAACCAGCCGGGGGCGAGCGAGGAGACCCGGGAGCGGGTGCTGCGGGTCGCCGACGAGATCGGTTACCGGCCCGACAGCGCGGCCCGGCTGCTGGCGCGGGGCCGCAGTCGCACGCTCGGCGTGATGTTCACCGTCCACCAGACCTTCCACACCAACCTCATCGAGGGCATCTACCCGGAGGCCGAACGCCTCGGCTACGAGGTCCTGCTGTCGGGCGCCACCCGGAGCCGCAGCGAGGAGAAGGCCGTCGAGGCGCTGCTCAGCCACCGCTGCGAGGCCCTGATCCTGCTCGGCTCCTTCGCCGAACCCGCCCTCCTCGAAGATGTGGGACGCCGTACCGTCGCCGTCTCCGTCAGTCGCCGGGTCCCCCGGGCCCACGTCGACTTCGTGCACTCCGCCGAGGGCAGGGGCGTACGGCAGGCGATGGACCACCTCGTCGAGCTGGGGCACCGGCGGATCGTGCACATCGACGGCGGCCGGGGTCCCGGCTCGGCCGAGCGGCGGCGCGCGTACCGGGCGGCGATGCGCCGGCACGGCCTGGAGTCCGAGGCCCGTGTCGTACCCGGCGACCACACGGAGGAGTCGGGCATCGAGACCGGCCGCCTCCTCCTCGCGGAACGCGACCGGGGGCAGCTGCTGCCGACGGCCGTCCTCGCCGGCAACGACCGCAGCGCGATGGGCCTGTTGATGTCCCTGACCCGGTCCGGCGTGGAGGTTCCCCGCGACCTGTCCGTGGTCGGCTACGACGACAGCCACCTCTCCCACGTGATGCCGATCGGTCTGACCACTGTCCGCCAGGACGCGGCGCTGATGGCGGAACACGCGGTGCGCTTCGCCGTGGAACGGCTGGAGAAGCCGGAACTGGAGCCGCGCGAGGCGGTGCTGGAACCGAAGCTGGTGGTACGGGGGAGCAGCGGGCCGGTGCCGACGGAGGACACGGAGAACCCCTGA
- the sigJ gene encoding RNA polymerase sigma factor SigJ has translation MGTVRAGTDATAGERRQLVNVAYRLLGSVTEAEDAVQDAYARWYGLPRSRQEEILSPGAWLTTVTGRICLDLLGSARARRERYVGAWLPEPLPDRAERDHADGAGPTGPTAPADPADQIVLDESVAMAFLVVLESMTPAERVAFVLHDVFRYPFAEIADVLGRTPAACKQLAASARRRVGDARTPVTATGRADVVRRVKVAWETRDIAALVNLLDPAAVMTADGGGMVGTVLRPVEGGARIAEYMVAIADRAPGLELLERSVNGVPGLVARRSGVVMTVASFDITEGRVTHIWAVRNPEKLRPWGREGQGAL, from the coding sequence ATGGGGACCGTGAGGGCCGGCACGGACGCGACGGCCGGCGAGCGACGCCAACTGGTCAACGTCGCTTACCGGTTGCTCGGCTCGGTGACCGAGGCCGAGGACGCCGTACAGGATGCCTACGCACGCTGGTACGGGCTGCCACGGAGCCGGCAGGAGGAGATCCTGTCCCCCGGCGCCTGGCTGACGACGGTGACCGGCCGTATCTGCCTGGACCTGCTCGGCTCGGCGCGGGCCCGTCGTGAACGCTATGTCGGCGCGTGGCTGCCCGAGCCGCTGCCCGACCGCGCCGAGCGGGACCACGCGGACGGCGCCGGCCCCACCGGCCCCACTGCCCCCGCGGACCCCGCCGACCAGATCGTCCTGGACGAGTCGGTGGCCATGGCTTTCCTCGTCGTCCTGGAGTCGATGACGCCCGCCGAGCGGGTGGCGTTCGTCCTGCACGACGTCTTCCGGTACCCGTTCGCCGAGATCGCCGACGTTCTCGGCCGGACGCCCGCGGCCTGCAAGCAGCTGGCTGCCTCCGCCCGGCGACGGGTCGGCGACGCGCGCACTCCGGTGACGGCGACCGGCCGGGCCGACGTGGTGCGGCGCGTCAAAGTGGCGTGGGAGACCAGGGACATCGCGGCCCTCGTCAATCTGCTCGACCCGGCCGCCGTGATGACCGCCGACGGCGGCGGCATGGTCGGCACCGTCCTGCGCCCGGTCGAGGGCGGCGCGCGCATCGCCGAGTACATGGTCGCCATCGCCGACAGGGCTCCGGGGCTCGAACTCCTGGAGCGGTCGGTCAACGGTGTACCGGGCCTGGTGGCCCGGCGTTCCGGCGTCGTCATGACCGTGGCCTCGTTCGACATCACAGAGGGACGCGTCACCCACATTTGGGCGGTCCGCAACCCCGAGAAGCTGCGGCCGTGGGGGCGGGAGGGCCAGGGGGCGTTGTGA